The stretch of DNA AGATGAAGAACAAGCTCGTCGACCAGCGGGTCCAGGACGCCGAGCACAACCGCCGTCTCGACCTGGTCAACGTGTGGTTCAGGGCGGCGGGCCTGGTGACCGGCGTGGTCCTGGGCTCGGGCGGGATCGTCGGCTACCTCTGGATCGCCAAGTACTGCGTGGACCACGGCTCGGCGGGCGCCGGCGCGGGTCTGCTCGGCGGGGGCGTCGCGGCACTGGCGGCCGTGATCACGGCTGTGCAGCGCCGCAACGGCCAGTGACGTGGGGCCGGGACGGGCTCGCCCGTCCCGGCCCCACGCCCCGGCCCCACGTAAAAGCCCGGATCTCTCAGGCAGAAATGCCGTCGATCCGGGCCATCGCGTCGTCCGCGCCGAACGGCTGCAAGTACGGCAGCCAGCGCGGATCCCTATGCCCGGTCCCGATGATGCGCCACGCGAGCCCCGAGGGCGGCGCGGGCTTGTGACGCAGGCGCCACCCCAGCTCCATGAGGTGACGGTCCGCCTTGGTGTGGTTGCAGCGGCGGCAGGACGCCACCACGTTCTCCCAGGCGTGCTGACCGCCACGGCTCTTCGGAATGACGTGGTCGACGCTGGTTGCGACGCCACCGCAGTACATGCACCGACCGCCGTCGCGGGCGAAGAGCGCCCGCCTGGTCAGAGGAACGGGCCCCCTGTAAGGGACCCGGACGAACCGCTTGAGGCGGACCACGCTGGGTGCGGGGACAGTGCGCGTAGCGCTGTGCATGAAGGCGCCGGATTCCTCGAGGCAGAGAGCCTTGTTCTCCAGGACGAGGACGAGCGCGCGGCGGAGCGGTACGACGCCTAGGGGCTCGTACGACGCGTTGAGGACCAGGACGTGCGGCACGGATGCCTCCTTGTACGCCGGCGGCGCGTGGCTCGCGCCGGGACGATCTGTAGCCAGTCTCCCCTCATGCCTGGTCCAAGCGCCAGCATGTGCTGGTAACGGGCTCGGAGTGTTTTCGACCACACAAGTGCAACACCCTCATCTTCCCCAGGTGAGCACTGTCTCTCCCTCGAACATGACAACGATCCACACACAATGCCCCGTTAGTGTGGTGTCTCTGCCCGGCGCATCTCCTGGGCAGGCCGCTATGCCTGGAGGTACCTGCCGTGTTCCTGTCCGTCCTGTCAGCAGCCGGAACGGACCCGGACGACAATCCAACGCCGAAGTCCCCGACCCTCGAAGACGCCCAGGAGAGCGCGACGAACGCCGCGAGCTGGGTCGAGCAGAACTGGTCGGCGTGGCTGGGCATCGGGCTCCGCATCCTGCTGATCGTCGCCGTCGCCGTCGTCCTGCGCGTGGTCATCCGGCGTTCGATCACCAAGCTCATAGAGCGCATGAACCGCACGGCACAGTCCGTGAACGGAACGGCGCTCGGCGGTCTCCTCGTGAACGTGGAGCGGCGCCGCCAGCGCTCGCAGGCCATCGGTTCGGTGCTGCGCTCGGTGGCGTCATTCCTGATCCTCGGCACAGCCGCCCTTATGATCCTGGGCACGTTCCAGATCAACCTCGCCCCACTGCTCGCCTCGGCGGGTGTCGCGGGTGTGGCGATCGGTTTCGGCGCCCGGAACTTGGTCACGGACTTCCTCTCCGGCGTCTTCATGATTCTTGAGGACCAGTACGGGGTGGGCGACTCGATCGACGCGGGCGTGGCGTCCGGCGAGGTGATCGAGGTGGGTCTGCGCGTGACGAAGCTGCGCGGCGACAACGGCGAGATCTGGTACGTCCGCAACGGCGAGGTCAAGCGCATCGGCAACCTCAGCCAGGGCTGGGCCACGGCGGGCGTCGACGTGACGGTCCGCCCGGACGAGGACCTGGAGAAGGTCCGGGCGAAGCTGCTCGAAGTCGGGGAGACCATGGCCAAGGACGAGCCGTGGAACGAGCGCCTGTGGGGCCCGGTCGAGGTGCTCGGCCTGGACAGCGTGCTGCTCGAATCGATGGTCGTACGGGTCTCCGCGAAGACGATGCCGGGCAACGCGCTCGGTGTGGAGCGTGAGCTGCGCTGGCGCATCAAGCGGGCGTTCGACGAGGCGGGCATCCGCATCGTGGGCGGCCTCCCGCTCCAGGCAACGGAGGAGACGGCGGCCGACCCGTCGGCGGGCGTCGCGGCTCCCTCGGCGTACGCCTCCACGACCTCGCCGCAGTCGCTCGCCGCCTCGCCGATAACCCCGCCCCCGAACCTCGCGAAGTAGCTCCCGCCGAGGAGATCCACCCCCTCAGGCGCACCCCGTGCAACGCCACGCCCCCGCAGGTAACGACTTGGTTGCCGCGGGGGCGTTCGCTATTGACGGCTCATTCACGCCAGCCTTACGGTCCTCACCAATTGGAAAGTTTCCTAACAGTTAGCGGCCGGCCAAAAGTAAGGTGACGTCATGGCAGCAGCGGGCACCACTCCGGGCACCCCGAGCGTCCTGCGCGCCATGAACGACCGGGCCGTCCTCGACCTCCTCGTCGCGCACGGCCCCCTCACCCGCACCCGCATCGGTGAGCTGACCGGGCTCTCCAAGCCCACCACCTCGCAGCTCCTCGGGCGGCTCGAAGCGGCCGGGCTCGTGCACACCACCGGCAGCCTCAGCGGCCGGCCGGGGCCCAACGCCCTGCTCTACGAGATCGACCCGGGCGCCGCCCACGTCGCCGCGCTCTCCGCCGACCCCACCGGGATCACCGCGCTCGTCGCCGACATCACCGGCACCGTCCTCGGCCGGGAGCGCGTAGAAGCCGATGCCGTGGCCGAGGACGTGCGCCACCGCACCGCACAGCTCGTCGCGGAGGCCGTCGACGGCGCCCTGCGCCAGGCAGGCCTCGGCCACGACGACCTGCGGGCCGCTGTCATCGGTACCCCCGGCGCCATCGACCCGCAGACCGGCCAGCTCCGCTACGCCCCCCACCTGCCGGGCTGGCACTCCCGCACCCTGCGCGACGACCTCGCCGCCGTCCTCGGCACCCCCGTCGACATCGAGAACGACGTGAATCTGGCCGCCGTCGCCGAGCAGTACGAGGGCGCCGCCCAGGACAACGACAACTACGTACTGACCTGGCTCGACGAAGGTGTCGGCGCCGCCATCGTGCTCGGCGGCACCCTGCTGCGCGGCGCGACCGGCGGCGCGGGCGAGATCGGCTACATGCCGCTCCCGGGCGCCCCGCTGGAGCGCGCGGACTCGGAGAACGGCGGCGGCTTCGAGAGCCTCGTCTCCGCGTACGTCGTGCGCGAACTCACCGGTGGCGGCGCGACGTTGGAGGAGGTCATGGCCGACGACGCCGCGCTCGGCGAAGTCGCGCGGCGTATCGCCACCGGCATCGCCGCCGTCGTCGCCGTCGTCGACCCCGAACTCGTCGTGCTCTCCGGCTCGGTGGCCCAGGCGGGCGGCGACAAGCTGCGCGTCAGGGTCGAGGAGGAGCTGACCGGCCTCGCGCTGCCCCGCCCCCAGATCCGCATCAGCGAACTCGACGGCGACCCCATCCTCACCGGCGCCCTCCGCTCGGCCCTCACCCAGGCCCGCGACCAGGTCTTCAACACAGCCTGATCCCCCCTCCCCCGCCAGACCAACTCCCCTCCCCGCAAAGGAAGTCCGCCATGCCGCGATGGCGCATGCCCACCTGCGCGTCCGCGGCGCTCGCCGCAGCCGGCCTCTTGCTCTCCGGCTGCGCCAACCCGAGCGTCGGCAGCGCGAACGACGACCCGACCGCGCCGGTCACCCTGAAGTTCTGGCACGGCTGGTCGACGCCCGGCGAGGTCAAGGCCGTCAACGACAGCATCGCCCGCTTCGAGAAGCTGCACCCGAACATCGACGTGAAGGCCACCGGGAACGTCTCCGACGAGACCATCAACCAGGCCCTGCGGGCGGGCGGCGACAAGGCCCCGGACGTGGTGTCCTCCTTCACCACCAACAACGTGGGCCAGTACTGCGACTCGGGGATGTGGGCGGACCTCGATCCCTTCATGAAGAAGACCGGGCTCGACAAGCACAAAACGTTCCCCAAGACGCTTCTCGACTACACCAGTTACCGCGGCAACCAGTGCGCCCTCCCTCTCCTCGCCGACGCCTACGGGATGTACTACAACAAGGACGCCTACAAGAAGGCGGGCATCGAGCGGCCTCCGCGCACCATGTCCGAGTTCGAGAAGGTCAGCAAGAAGCTCACCATCCGCAGCGGCAAGAACTCGTACAAGCAGGTCGGGTATCTGCCCAACTTCCGCTTCTACCAGAACAGTCCGGACCGGCTCTTCGCGCAGTGGGGGCCCACGTACTTCGACCCCGAGGGCAACTCACAACTCGCCGACGAGCCGGCCACGTACGACTTCTTCAAGACCACCCGTCAACTCGCCTCCGCACAGGGCGGGTTCCGCGACCTGGAGCGGTTCCGGCTGACCTTCGGCGACGAGATGTCCAGCCAGAACGCCTTCCTCACCGGCAAGGTCACCATGCACCTGGACGGTGAGTGGCGCGGTCTGATGCTGGACGAGGCGAAGGCGAAGTTCGACTGGGGCGTGGCCCCGCTGCCCGTGCCTGACGACCAGGCCGAGACGTACGGGCGCGGCTTCATCACCGGCACCGTCGCCGGGATCGCGCACAGCAGCAAGCACCAGAACGCCGCGTGGGAGCTGGTGCGGTTCCTGACCGCGGACACCAAGCAGGTCGTGAACTTCGCGAACGCCATCCACAACGTGCCCTCCACGTTCGCGGCGCTCAAGTCGCCCGACCTGGACGCCGATCCGACCTTCCGGGCCTTCTTCGACATCCTGGAGAACAAGCACAGCAAGGCCCTGCCGCCCTCCGTCAACGGCGGCGCCTACGTCGTGTCCCTCGGCGACTTCGCGTACGCCGTCGAGTCCGGACGCGTGGGTGATCTGCGAGGGCGTCTGAAGAAGCTCGACGAGCAGATCGACGCCGACACCCTCCAGTCGAAGAGCTGAAGTGCTGAAGAGCTGAGGACTCCCATGGCAATGACCCTCTCCAACCCCGCGCGCCGCAGACTGCGCACGCTCGGGTTCCTGTCCCCCTGGCTGGTCGGCTTCAGCGTCTTCTTCGCGTATCCGCTGATCGCCACCGTCTACTTCTCGTTCATGCACTACAACCAGATCAAGGAGCCCACCTTCGTGGGCCTCAGGAACTGGACGTACGTGTTCGAGCAGATGCCCCTGTTCGGCCCCGCCCTGCGGAACACCCTCTGGCTGGTCGTGATCATGGTGGCCCTGCGGGTGGTCTTCGGGCTCTCGCTCGGGCTGCTCATCACGAAGATCAAGACGGGGGCCGGGCTCTTCCGCACCGCCTTCTACATCCCCTACCTCGCCCCGCCGGTGGCCGCCACCGTCGCCTTCGTCTTCCTGCTCAACCCGGGCACGGGGCCGGTGAACGAGATCCTCGGCACGGTCGGGATCTCCGGGCCCAACTGGTTCAACGACCCCGACACCGCCAAGCCCTCGCTCGTCCTGCTCTCCCTGTGGGGCATCGGCGACCTGATGGTGATCTTCATGGCGGCACTGCTCGACGTGCCGAAGGAGCAGTACGAGGCCGCGGAGCTCGACGGAGCCGGAGCGTGGTCCAAGTTCCGTTACGTCACCTGGCCCGCGATCACGCCGATCGTGATGTTCGCGGTGGTCACGGGTGTCGTGCAGACCATGCAGTACTACACGCAGGCCCTGGTCGCGGGGAAGGTCGCGTCCGGCGTCAACATCGGGCCGGGGTCCGTCATTCAGCCCGGCTATCCGGACCACTCGACCCTCACGGTCCCCCAGCTCGTCTACCAGATGGGCTTCCAGAACTTCAACACCGGTGCCGCGTGCGTGCTCTCGCTCGTGCTCTTCGCCATCGCCATGGCCGTGACCATGCTCCTGATGCGCAAGCGCTCCGGGCTGCTCTCGGCGGAGGACTGAGGACTTTCGATGACTTCCACGACTCTCACCGCGCCGACGGCGCCCGCCGCCACGTCGAAGCAGCGCGGCCCCGCCGCCGCCCGCGCCCGCCGCAAGCGGATCCTGCACTGGATCGCCGTACACAGTGTCGCGATAGCCGTCGCGCTGCTGTTCGTGCTTCCGTTCGTCTTCGTCTTCCTGACGTCGGTGATGAGCGACTCGCAGGCGATG from Streptomyces sp. BA2 encodes:
- a CDS encoding mechanosensitive ion channel family protein — its product is MFLSVLSAAGTDPDDNPTPKSPTLEDAQESATNAASWVEQNWSAWLGIGLRILLIVAVAVVLRVVIRRSITKLIERMNRTAQSVNGTALGGLLVNVERRRQRSQAIGSVLRSVASFLILGTAALMILGTFQINLAPLLASAGVAGVAIGFGARNLVTDFLSGVFMILEDQYGVGDSIDAGVASGEVIEVGLRVTKLRGDNGEIWYVRNGEVKRIGNLSQGWATAGVDVTVRPDEDLEKVRAKLLEVGETMAKDEPWNERLWGPVEVLGLDSVLLESMVVRVSAKTMPGNALGVERELRWRIKRAFDEAGIRIVGGLPLQATEETAADPSAGVAAPSAYASTTSPQSLAASPITPPPNLAK
- a CDS encoding HNH endonuclease codes for the protein MPHVLVLNASYEPLGVVPLRRALVLVLENKALCLEESGAFMHSATRTVPAPSVVRLKRFVRVPYRGPVPLTRRALFARDGGRCMYCGGVATSVDHVIPKSRGGQHAWENVVASCRRCNHTKADRHLMELGWRLRHKPAPPSGLAWRIIGTGHRDPRWLPYLQPFGADDAMARIDGISA
- a CDS encoding ROK family transcriptional regulator, encoding MAAAGTTPGTPSVLRAMNDRAVLDLLVAHGPLTRTRIGELTGLSKPTTSQLLGRLEAAGLVHTTGSLSGRPGPNALLYEIDPGAAHVAALSADPTGITALVADITGTVLGRERVEADAVAEDVRHRTAQLVAEAVDGALRQAGLGHDDLRAAVIGTPGAIDPQTGQLRYAPHLPGWHSRTLRDDLAAVLGTPVDIENDVNLAAVAEQYEGAAQDNDNYVLTWLDEGVGAAIVLGGTLLRGATGGAGEIGYMPLPGAPLERADSENGGGFESLVSAYVVRELTGGGATLEEVMADDAALGEVARRIATGIAAVVAVVDPELVVLSGSVAQAGGDKLRVRVEEELTGLALPRPQIRISELDGDPILTGALRSALTQARDQVFNTA
- a CDS encoding extracellular solute-binding protein, whose amino-acid sequence is MPRWRMPTCASAALAAAGLLLSGCANPSVGSANDDPTAPVTLKFWHGWSTPGEVKAVNDSIARFEKLHPNIDVKATGNVSDETINQALRAGGDKAPDVVSSFTTNNVGQYCDSGMWADLDPFMKKTGLDKHKTFPKTLLDYTSYRGNQCALPLLADAYGMYYNKDAYKKAGIERPPRTMSEFEKVSKKLTIRSGKNSYKQVGYLPNFRFYQNSPDRLFAQWGPTYFDPEGNSQLADEPATYDFFKTTRQLASAQGGFRDLERFRLTFGDEMSSQNAFLTGKVTMHLDGEWRGLMLDEAKAKFDWGVAPLPVPDDQAETYGRGFITGTVAGIAHSSKHQNAAWELVRFLTADTKQVVNFANAIHNVPSTFAALKSPDLDADPTFRAFFDILENKHSKALPPSVNGGAYVVSLGDFAYAVESGRVGDLRGRLKKLDEQIDADTLQSKS
- a CDS encoding carbohydrate ABC transporter permease, coding for MAMTLSNPARRRLRTLGFLSPWLVGFSVFFAYPLIATVYFSFMHYNQIKEPTFVGLRNWTYVFEQMPLFGPALRNTLWLVVIMVALRVVFGLSLGLLITKIKTGAGLFRTAFYIPYLAPPVAATVAFVFLLNPGTGPVNEILGTVGISGPNWFNDPDTAKPSLVLLSLWGIGDLMVIFMAALLDVPKEQYEAAELDGAGAWSKFRYVTWPAITPIVMFAVVTGVVQTMQYYTQALVAGKVASGVNIGPGSVIQPGYPDHSTLTVPQLVYQMGFQNFNTGAACVLSLVLFAIAMAVTMLLMRKRSGLLSAED